Proteins found in one Holophagales bacterium genomic segment:
- a CDS encoding bifunctional diguanylate cyclase/phosphodiesterase has protein sequence MTSESLLPFYGYVGTAASAAVASAVLASLHRARQRPWLRSWAWSWLFLTFHSLGSAVAYLAARTGVAGQPRVVLASLAAIAGFGQLVYLLAGSREVGTGVLFPRRRLVPVLAGTSILAVLIALPGSADPSAAFLRYALRFGVRSLTAGIVFLLAAFLVRRGLRERPTLGRTLVSGSLAVTGVHHLHYLVVGIGGFSSGVRHPLLTLLSSLDVLLAVVTVLGIVILLLEDERNAAVAAAAQLEHMAGHDALTGLPNRLMLLERTAQALRRAVRDRRSVAVLALDIDRFKLLNDSLGHATGDELLRSVGTRLKGAVRETDTVARLSGDEFGLLLEVRDPDEADAVVEKIRAATKRPFVLNGREVHVTLSGGLAVSPRHGDVAETLLAAADIASSRARDDGRDTILAFDPSLNEAARKTVALEGAIRKALTEGELKLFYQPIVSVATGRIEGFEALLRWESAELGQVPPSDFIHLAEANGLIVPIGRWALKTACAQAREWQKAGTPTRVSVNLSAREFRQPDLYLTVRDTLSETGLPAPFLDLEITERVAMESPDVSQFVLRELQSLGVSISIDDFGTGYSSLAYLRTFPVDTLKIDGSFIQAMASDPQSAAIVRSVIDLAHNLKLGTVAEGVETDEQVAILRRAACDRIQGYVVSRPLPAAEATFLLIGDRRVARASGGSVA, from the coding sequence GTGACCTCCGAGTCCCTGCTCCCGTTCTACGGCTACGTCGGAACGGCGGCCAGCGCGGCCGTGGCATCCGCCGTCCTCGCCTCGCTCCATCGCGCCCGCCAGCGGCCCTGGCTCAGGAGCTGGGCCTGGAGCTGGCTCTTTCTCACGTTTCACAGCCTCGGCTCGGCGGTCGCCTACCTCGCGGCCCGGACGGGTGTCGCGGGTCAGCCCCGGGTCGTCCTCGCCTCCCTCGCCGCGATCGCCGGCTTCGGCCAGCTCGTCTACCTCCTCGCCGGATCCCGCGAAGTCGGCACGGGCGTCCTCTTCCCGCGCCGGCGCCTCGTCCCGGTCCTCGCGGGCACGTCCATCCTCGCGGTGCTCATCGCGCTTCCGGGCTCGGCCGACCCGTCGGCGGCCTTTCTTCGCTACGCTCTCCGCTTCGGCGTCCGGTCCCTGACGGCCGGGATCGTCTTTCTCCTCGCGGCCTTCCTCGTGAGGCGGGGCCTGCGCGAGCGCCCCACCCTCGGCCGCACGCTCGTGTCGGGATCTCTCGCCGTCACCGGCGTCCACCACCTCCACTACCTGGTGGTCGGAATCGGCGGGTTCTCGTCCGGCGTGCGCCACCCGCTCCTGACGCTCCTGAGCTCGCTCGACGTCCTGCTGGCCGTCGTCACCGTCCTCGGCATCGTCATCCTCCTCCTCGAGGACGAGAGAAACGCCGCGGTGGCGGCCGCCGCCCAGCTGGAGCACATGGCGGGGCACGACGCCCTCACGGGCCTCCCGAACCGACTGATGCTCCTCGAGCGGACCGCCCAGGCCCTCCGGCGCGCCGTCCGGGACCGCCGCTCGGTGGCCGTCCTCGCGCTCGACATCGACCGGTTCAAGCTCCTGAACGATTCCCTCGGGCACGCGACCGGCGACGAGCTCCTGCGCAGCGTCGGGACGCGGCTCAAGGGCGCCGTCCGCGAGACCGACACCGTGGCGCGCCTGTCGGGAGACGAGTTCGGCCTCCTCCTGGAGGTCCGCGACCCCGACGAGGCGGACGCCGTCGTCGAGAAGATCCGCGCCGCCACGAAGAGGCCCTTCGTCCTCAACGGCCGGGAGGTCCACGTCACGCTGAGCGGCGGGCTCGCCGTCTCTCCCCGGCACGGCGACGTCGCGGAAACCCTTCTCGCCGCCGCCGACATCGCATCCTCCCGGGCGCGAGACGACGGGCGCGACACCATCCTGGCCTTCGACCCGTCGCTGAACGAGGCGGCGCGCAAGACGGTGGCCCTCGAGGGGGCCATACGCAAAGCCCTCACCGAAGGCGAGCTGAAGCTCTTCTACCAGCCCATCGTCTCCGTCGCGACGGGTCGGATCGAAGGGTTCGAGGCGCTCCTGCGCTGGGAAAGCGCCGAGCTCGGCCAGGTGCCCCCGTCCGACTTCATCCACCTCGCCGAGGCGAACGGCCTCATCGTCCCGATCGGCCGCTGGGCCCTGAAGACGGCCTGCGCCCAGGCCCGCGAATGGCAGAAGGCGGGCACCCCGACCCGGGTCTCGGTGAACCTCTCGGCGCGGGAGTTCCGGCAGCCCGACCTCTACCTGACCGTCCGCGACACCCTCTCCGAGACGGGCCTTCCGGCTCCGTTTCTCGACCTGGAGATCACCGAGCGCGTCGCCATGGAGAGCCCCGACGTCTCGCAGTTCGTCCTGCGCGAGCTGCAGTCCCTCGGGGTCTCGATCTCGATCGACGACTTCGGTACCGGCTATTCCTCCCTCGCCTACCTCCGGACCTTTCCGGTCGACACGCTCAAGATCGACGGCTCGTTCATCCAGGCGATGGCCAGCGACCCGCAGTCGGCCGCCATCGTCCGGTCGGTCATCGACCTGGCGCACAACCTGAAGCTCGGGACGGTCGCCGAAGGGGTCGAAACGGACGAGCAGGTCGCGATCCTCCGTCGCGCCGCGTGCGACCGGATCCAGGGATACGTCGTCAGCCGCCCTCTCCCGGCCGCCGAGGCGACGTTCCTCCTCATCGGCGACCGCCGGGTGGCCCGGGCCTCCGGCGGCTCCGTGGCCTGA
- a CDS encoding ABC transporter ATP-binding protein, whose protein sequence is MTAILSAEGLSKTFRTPFSRREVRALDGLDLQVASGEVFGLLGPNGAGKTTTVKILLGLTLPTSGRAELFGLPASDPESRRRVGYLPEGHRFPGYLSARQTLSIFGRMSGVSGPDLKTRIPELLARVRLSDWADMKVKKFSKGMTQRLGLASALVHRPDLLLLDEPTDGVDPVGRREIRDLLREEAARGAAILLNSHLLSEIEMTCDRVAVLRKGKSVATGRIADLTAQGFSYRFAGTGIDEALLGLFRETGAGAERVNGHVKLTARDAEHLNALVDTARSRGVLVTELTPVRSTLEDVFVDLVKAGDATEEQGAAAGPGPEPEGRPQ, encoded by the coding sequence ATGACCGCCATCCTCTCCGCCGAGGGTCTTTCGAAGACCTTCCGGACCCCGTTCTCGCGGCGGGAAGTGAGAGCCCTGGACGGTCTTGACCTTCAGGTCGCCTCTGGCGAGGTCTTCGGACTCCTCGGACCGAACGGGGCGGGGAAGACGACGACCGTCAAGATCCTCCTGGGCCTGACTCTTCCGACTTCCGGGCGGGCCGAGCTGTTCGGCCTTCCCGCGTCCGATCCCGAGAGCCGGCGACGCGTCGGCTACCTCCCCGAAGGGCACCGGTTCCCGGGGTACCTCTCGGCCCGGCAGACCCTCTCGATCTTTGGTCGGATGTCGGGAGTATCCGGCCCCGACCTGAAAACCCGGATTCCCGAGCTCCTCGCCCGCGTCCGTCTCTCCGACTGGGCCGACATGAAGGTGAAGAAGTTCTCGAAGGGGATGACGCAGCGGCTCGGCCTCGCCTCGGCCCTCGTCCACCGGCCCGATCTCCTCCTCCTCGACGAGCCGACCGACGGCGTCGATCCGGTGGGACGGCGCGAGATCCGCGACCTCCTCCGCGAGGAGGCGGCCCGCGGCGCGGCGATCCTCCTCAACTCCCATCTCCTGTCCGAGATCGAGATGACGTGCGACCGGGTGGCGGTGCTCCGGAAGGGCAAGTCGGTCGCGACCGGGCGCATCGCCGACCTGACGGCGCAGGGCTTCAGCTACCGCTTCGCCGGGACGGGAATCGACGAGGCGCTGCTGGGACTCTTCCGCGAGACGGGCGCGGGTGCCGAGCGGGTGAACGGGCACGTGAAGCTGACGGCGAGGGACGCCGAGCACCTGAACGCCCTCGTCGACACCGCGCGCTCCCGCGGCGTCCTCGTGACCGAGCTGACGCCGGTCCGCTCGACGCTCGAGGACGTCTTCGTCGACCTGGTGAAGGCCGGCGACGCGACGGAAGAGCAGGGCGCCGCAGCGGGCCCGGGCCCGGAGCCTGAAGGGAGGCCGCAGTGA
- a CDS encoding ParA family protein, with protein sequence MRWVVFNQKGGVGKSTLVSNLAAVAADEGKRSLVVDLDPQGCSSHYLLGPRAKAARPNLADFFEQSLAIRLFDESLRTFIHASPFEGLDVLPTQPLMETFHTKLEGRHKIYKLRDALAPLTGYEHVFFDTPPALNFFTLSALIAAERVLIPFDCDDFSRRALYGLLEIVEEVKQDHNPGLTVAGIVVNNFQPRARLPQQLVDELKAEGLPVLTPYVSASVKVRESHQESAPLVHYAPSHKLSGELRQLWATLWKAARGTAKRAGTRAAAR encoded by the coding sequence ATGAGATGGGTCGTCTTCAACCAGAAGGGGGGCGTCGGAAAGTCGACGCTCGTCAGCAACCTCGCGGCGGTGGCCGCCGACGAGGGGAAACGGTCTCTCGTCGTCGATCTCGACCCCCAGGGTTGCTCGTCGCACTATCTCCTGGGGCCCCGGGCGAAGGCCGCCCGGCCGAACCTCGCGGACTTCTTCGAGCAGAGCCTCGCGATCCGGCTCTTCGACGAGAGCCTCAGGACCTTCATCCACGCCTCGCCGTTCGAGGGGCTCGACGTCCTGCCGACGCAGCCCCTCATGGAGACGTTTCACACCAAGCTCGAAGGGCGGCACAAGATCTACAAGCTACGCGACGCTCTCGCGCCGCTCACGGGCTACGAGCACGTCTTCTTCGACACGCCGCCCGCCCTCAACTTCTTCACCCTGTCGGCGCTCATCGCGGCCGAGCGGGTCCTCATCCCGTTCGACTGCGACGACTTCTCCCGCCGCGCCCTCTACGGCCTCCTCGAGATCGTCGAAGAGGTGAAGCAGGACCACAACCCGGGGCTGACGGTTGCCGGGATCGTCGTCAACAACTTCCAGCCGAGGGCGCGTCTTCCGCAGCAGCTCGTCGACGAGCTGAAGGCCGAGGGGCTCCCGGTCCTGACGCCGTACGTCTCGGCGTCGGTCAAGGTTCGCGAGTCGCACCAGGAGTCCGCCCCGCTCGTCCACTACGCCCCCTCGCACAAGCTCTCCGGCGAGCTGCGGCAGCTGTGGGCGACGCTGTGGAAGGCGGCGAGGGGGACGGCGAAGCGGGCCGGAACGCGGGCCGCGGCGCGGTGA
- a CDS encoding zinc ribbon domain-containing protein has translation MPVYEYRCRACGKKTEDLVLAGDAAGYVPECAHCGSGDLGRLLSTFAAHGGDKGGDSFDAPCGMGSCETGDMSACGMGGCGMGGGMGGGFDD, from the coding sequence ATGCCCGTCTACGAGTACCGTTGCCGCGCCTGCGGAAAGAAGACCGAGGACCTCGTCCTGGCCGGCGACGCCGCCGGCTACGTCCCCGAGTGCGCCCACTGCGGCTCCGGCGACCTCGGCCGCCTCCTCTCGACCTTTGCCGCCCACGGCGGAGACAAGGGAGGCGATTCCTTCGACGCCCCGTGCGGCATGGGCTCCTGCGAGACAGGGGACATGAGCGCCTGCGGCATGGGCGGCTGCGGGATGGGGGGCGGGATGGGGGGCGGATTCGACGATTAG
- a CDS encoding metallophosphoesterase has product MEGGEGDGEAGRNAGRGAVRLAAAGLVCLGLASAPGAADVAAPPSSPFAAGVETLLLVGDAGKPAADEPLLRALATEAGKDPERTLVVFLGDNLYPNGLPDEADPWRREGERRLAAQADAALGAGARVLFLPGNHDWDGMRRNGWASVVRQERFLSRRSPRLLYAPGGGCPGPLLLPTASGVTLAVLDTQWWLHHEGPRPEGPTSPCAASSAEQAVAQLRAAAGRGPLALLTHHPLSSGGPHGTRTGDWKPHVFPLRDAAPTLWVPLPGLGSLWVAYRDGKGTGQDFASRRYRRLRSDLAAALDEHPALFQASGHDHSVQVLEAPVPAARWVLVSGSGIFPGGTVVSKIPSTRYATSKAGFLRVRLSRRGDPPHLTAIEATRKGVAKETFAVDLR; this is encoded by the coding sequence GTGGAAGGCGGCGAGGGGGACGGCGAAGCGGGCCGGAACGCGGGCCGCGGCGCGGTGAGGCTCGCGGCGGCGGGGCTCGTCTGCCTGGGGCTCGCGTCCGCGCCGGGAGCCGCCGACGTGGCAGCGCCCCCTTCGAGCCCGTTCGCCGCGGGCGTCGAGACGCTGCTCCTCGTCGGGGATGCCGGCAAGCCTGCCGCAGACGAGCCCCTGCTCCGGGCTCTCGCCACGGAAGCGGGGAAGGACCCGGAGCGGACGCTCGTCGTCTTCCTCGGGGACAACCTCTACCCGAACGGCCTCCCGGACGAGGCCGACCCGTGGCGGAGGGAAGGCGAGAGGCGGCTCGCGGCCCAGGCCGACGCCGCCCTCGGCGCGGGGGCGCGGGTCCTCTTCCTGCCGGGAAACCACGACTGGGACGGAATGCGCCGGAACGGGTGGGCGTCGGTCGTCCGCCAGGAGAGGTTTCTCTCGCGGCGGTCTCCGCGCCTGCTCTACGCCCCGGGAGGCGGCTGCCCGGGGCCGCTCCTCCTGCCGACCGCTTCCGGCGTGACGCTTGCCGTCCTCGACACGCAGTGGTGGCTTCACCACGAAGGCCCTCGCCCGGAAGGACCGACGTCTCCCTGTGCGGCCAGCAGCGCGGAGCAGGCCGTCGCGCAGCTTCGGGCGGCGGCCGGGAGGGGGCCGCTCGCCCTCCTGACGCACCACCCGCTCTCCAGCGGCGGGCCGCACGGCACGAGGACAGGCGACTGGAAGCCCCACGTCTTCCCCCTTCGGGACGCCGCCCCGACGCTCTGGGTTCCGCTTCCCGGGCTCGGGTCGCTCTGGGTCGCGTACAGGGACGGGAAGGGGACGGGCCAGGACTTCGCTTCTCGCCGGTACAGGCGGCTCCGTTCCGACCTGGCCGCGGCGCTCGACGAGCACCCGGCCCTCTTCCAGGCCTCCGGACACGATCATTCCGTGCAGGTCCTCGAGGCGCCCGTTCCAGCCGCCCGGTGGGTCCTCGTGTCGGGTTCGGGCATCTTCCCGGGAGGGACGGTCGTTTCGAAGATCCCTTCGACCCGGTACGCGACGTCGAAGGCCGGTTTCCTGCGGGTTCGCCTCTCTCGACGTGGCGATCCGCCACACCTGACGGCGATCGAGGCAACGCGCAAAGGAGTGGCGAAGGAGACGTTCGCGGTCGACCTCCGGTAG